A stretch of the Rodentibacter haemolyticus genome encodes the following:
- the phoB gene encoding phosphate regulon transcriptional regulator PhoB gives MSKADILIVEDETSIMTLIQFTLEQAGFDVRCAENIRQARKLIDEKLPDLILLDWMLPDISGVEFTKELRANNRTQYLPIILLTARSDETDKEQGLNIGADDYVTKPFSPRELVARIKAFLRRHHPHKTEQLIEIKGLSLDPVNKIVIGDGITLNLGATEFRLLHFFITHPNRLYSRSQLLDFVWGDHIFMEERTIDVHIRRLRQALEPAKLDGLLQTIRGSGYRFNVENKI, from the coding sequence ATGTCTAAAGCTGATATTCTCATTGTAGAAGATGAAACGTCAATCATGACGCTTATTCAATTTACTTTAGAACAAGCGGGGTTTGATGTTCGTTGTGCTGAAAACATACGGCAAGCAAGAAAATTGATCGATGAGAAACTTCCTGATCTTATTTTACTGGATTGGATGCTACCCGATATTTCCGGTGTGGAATTTACGAAAGAGCTGCGGGCAAACAATCGTACGCAGTATTTACCGATTATTTTACTTACCGCACGAAGTGATGAAACGGATAAAGAACAAGGATTAAACATCGGTGCGGATGATTATGTTACCAAGCCTTTCTCTCCGCGAGAGCTTGTGGCTAGAATCAAGGCATTTTTACGCCGCCATCACCCGCATAAAACCGAGCAGCTGATAGAAATAAAGGGGCTAAGTCTGGATCCTGTTAATAAGATTGTGATTGGTGATGGAATAACGCTTAATTTAGGTGCGACAGAATTTCGACTGCTTCATTTTTTTATTACCCATCCTAATCGTTTGTACAGTCGTAGCCAATTATTAGATTTTGTTTGGGGAGATCATATTTTTATGGAGGAGCGAACCATTGACGTACATATTCGCCGATTACGCCAAGCACTTGAGCCGGCTAAATTAGACGGGTTA